In the genome of Etheostoma cragini isolate CJK2018 chromosome 5, CSU_Ecrag_1.0, whole genome shotgun sequence, the window CACCTAAAAGCCGAAAGATTAACAAGTATTGTAGCAGTACACAGCATTAGCGGCCCCGGGGCTGTGTACGGGACTGAAGCGTCTCACAGAACTATTGACTTAGGTAACAAGGAATAAATGACTGCTGTTATTTGTTTTCacgtttttttctgtgaaaagtGATGTCTTCTCTACTCTGAGCCcttttttgaagttgttttaCTCTGCTCTGTATCTCTGCTCTTTCAATCCTTTGCTTATTTGATGCATCTCTCTTGACCAATCTTTCCACCCCCTCCTTACTGTTCCAGTTTATATCTCAGCGTCTTTTGGGACCTCATATTGACAGCTTAGTCCACCACGCCTCCCTCTAGCCTGCGCGGTTAGCCACCCCAACCCCCAGGCAACTGGGAAGGATGACACCACATGACGTACTGAAAATGATTGATTCCATTAAGattttgtgtgttaatgtcACTGTAGTGCACGTTTATTCTTTCCAATTGACCCTGCCTTCAGCGTCAACATGAAGGTCAGTTGGTACCTAGGAAATTTGAGTTACATAACCTGACTTGTGTGTGGATTCAAAACAGTCTGGTCTGTTAATGTTATGTGACCAGTTTTGACTGTAAACCAGAAAACTGGGATTTAATACACGCTTAGCCCTAAActgacaaacaacacacaattCCTTGCTGACCTGATTCTTCTTATCTCGTCACAATAAGGTGGATGGGATTTGAATGATAACTGGTTGCCTGatgcaaactttaaaaaactcGTATGACCTGCTTTTACAGTTGAGTTggctagatttgttttcagttaagGCATTTTCTGCTCATCTAAACAGATCCTAGAAAACAATATCTCTGTTGTACTTCTTAATGTTTTGTCTTGCACAGTATTTCTGACTAAATGGttttcagttgtattttttttcaataaaaggcattttttctgtaatttttagGAAACAAAAAGAGACCTGTTTCTAATGTAACTACACTGAATACAGTGATCTTTTGACCCAATTTAAATGCCTGTTAACTCtactgaaaaaaagattgtgtaaGCAGAAAGCAAAGGGTAACAAACACATCATAGACATAAACACCCCTGCCTCAAATGTAGATTATTTggacagtaaaataaaattataataaaaaacacataaaagtcATATAATGCATTGTAGTCTTTCACATGTTAAACTGTGGACATGATGCATTGGAGACCATCTTGCTAATTCatatttgtttccttttatGTTCTTTATGTATCTGTACTATTGCTGTCCTTCATAACTGAATGTACCCCTCCGGGTCTCTATGAAGAATGATCTTATCTGAGAGAGGAGCCACTACATTGAAAAGTAAAGGTCTATGACTTCCCTCTGAAATGTGCTCATGTTAATTGCTTGACATTATCGTCGGAACAAAGAATTcaattttttctgtttctcaagTTGTCTGTCTCTAGTCTATAACCTTTTGGGGTAACTCCACCCTACACTCTATGAAATCTGTTTGCAGTACACCATCTATTGGTGCATTTGTGAActgcaaaattaaaacaaaaaacagcagctttgtttacaaaaatgtttattggTACAGCTTCATAAAACACTAATATcagaaataataatagaatcttttttactttcaaaaactacatttacatacatgtaAACAGTTGCACTTAAAAATAGTTATAGAAACATGACGAGATtacttttgcattattttgttaCACTAATCTCTTTTTATCTCCAGTAGATATAGAGACTGAAATGCCACGAATCAAGATTATTAATGTCCTCACAGAATCTCAACCTGACCCTAATGTTATCTTTCCAGAAACACTCACATTAATACTACACGTAGCTTCAATGAAAGCAAAGTCCTACGACTGTGTGTAACGGATAATCTCACTCAGGTCATAGCCTGTCACTGCAAAAGCATAACCATCGCCGTCACAGAACTTGGCGCCGCATATTTGAGTGTCCGTCACACACTCGTTATGCAAATGTGATACCTGAAAGCAAATgaggaaaacacacagtcaAGGTCTCATTGAGAATAAGTATAAGTTAAACCTGGGGCAAACCACTGTGAATTGTGCCTTGATTCAGAACATATTAAGAAAataacttttgtatttttttttgtattatgtgtTTACACCAGTTACCTCAACACTGTTGGTCTCTGGGGTCATTGTCAGGTGCCACACCCTAACCAGAGAGtcctcagcagcagacagaAGCTAAGCCAAAGCAAAATCAAGTGGTATTAGAtatgccacaaaaaaacattgactaaTTAACTTATTATTGTATTTCTCTAAAAGAATCATATAGTAGTTTTTGCCACTTTAAATTAATTCAGGTAGGGTCAGTGAGAGCAAGCTCTCTTTTCCAATGACGCCTTAATTACAGCAccaataaaaagaaatttaaaaaacaatcttaattACTGTCCAAATAAATATGATCATAAAAATTATACGATCATAAAAAATACCCAAattacaatatgtaaaaaatgaataaaggacCCGTAGCAAAATTAGTTGTCAGTTTCCAGTTTTCCCAATATATTCACACTTTCCCAAATGACTAATGCTAACATAATAAACTGTCAGTGAAAgaggttttttttatcattcaacTCACCAGCCCAGAAAATGGTGCAATGTCCAGTGAGTATATCCAGCGAGCGTGAGCGTTGATCTCAGCATGAAGGATGCCCGTCACTGCCTCATAGAGACGAATCTGGCCAGTACCATAACCTGCCACCACTGTGCCTTTCCACAACTTGACAGATGAGCAGCTCATACTGACAGCAGCAAGGGACATGGACAATGATTGCCATCAGGGAATTAAGGAAAAAGATAATAGATATTAGATTAGAGCAGGGAGGGGAAATAAAGAGGAAACAAAGGACATTGGAAAAGACCAGAGCGGATATGTACAACAATACGTGAAGAAAAGACGGAGAGAAATATAGAGTTGAAGAGGAGAAGTGATGAAGCAGTTTTAGTGCTATATAAGCTTAATCTTACATTGCACACCAAAAATTATACTATAATACAGTCAACATCTCACTCAAAGCCAGGGATGTTGTTGAGCAGCTGAAAGTCCTCCCCAGActtccacacacacaagttgCCCCCATCATCTGCACTGACCATGTCAGCAATGCACTCCTGAAGGGAGGaagataaaacataaataaagtagGACTTTATCTATGTTTGTCTGACATTCGTGGAAATAAATTCACAATAAACGATTGCACACACCCCATACCTGACTGCCAGAGCACTCCGGGGCCATGTCAGTGATGGACTCCTTGTGCTCCTCCAGGACCTCAGACAGGGTAATATTACTGCCTTTACTGGGAACATCAAATACTAGAATTGCACCAGAAGAAACGcctagagagagaaagagacagtggACTGTAGAGTTGTATCCAATATTTtgaatatacataaatatattcCACTCAGTGCTTACCCACACATATATAACTGTCCTGCACTGCTGATATCCCCCGAGCAAAAACGGCCTGAGCTGGGACACAAAGAAGTTCTATGAGTGCACTCAATTTAGTGTAAAACTCTTGATTAATGCTTTTCTCGGACAAACAAATATGGTCACAGTTTATGAATGTTTGGAAATGCgcatgaaaacaaatgtgtgggcaaaaaaaaactgtagtatCTTGAGTAAATGTCTTCCCGGGCCATTTGTGATATTGTAGATATAATAATGTAGATGCCTAATAATTCATTATAAATAAACAGGTCCTCCCACTAACGCTTTTAAATATGGTTATGTTATGAGGATGGATGAACTGTTCCTGGAACAACTAAGTGAAATTGTGTCATATATTCCTTTGTATAATATCACACTGTATAATCTTATTGTATTGCATCATATAATATATTGACTATTTTCTATGTTTTCATACAAATAATTGAGAATGGTCCGCCTTTGAGTACCTACATGTGTAGTTTCAAGTTTGTAGTTTATATGTAAATTTACCTGTAGGTGTTTCCGGAGTATCGAGTGCATGCCAGTACACCATGATGGAGCCATCAGATTCATACATCTAAAACAATGGATTTATATGAATGCAAATGGCTGCAGAAACACTTGTTCATACTTTTTTACTTACATGTCAGTCCCATATACAACCCCAGCTGCTAGAAGTATAAAAGTAGCAGAAGCAGCAGTGCCTCCTTCAAATGTGGAGACTGTCAATGACAGCAAAGgagagcagacacacaaaaactcacCTGGATGCCTTTCTGAGAGGTCACCACCAGCAGATCACGAGAGGGCAGGGGACAAAACGCAGCCTGTGACAAGAGAACACAGGAATTCTTTATAAAAATGCAGTGTGCCAgagcaaaagaaacaataacaCAATGCTAAAATTCACCTTTCATATTTGCCAATTTTTGTGAACGGTCTTAACCCTTTGTCAAGTTTAGCACTGTATTCCAGCacattaaattgaaaataaaagactGTGCTTACTTTCAGCGTTTAAAGTGTTTGAGGTCATTCGTATCCATATTGGGTAACAGGATTCAATTCATACACCATTCATTTGATTTGAACACATGCCCCCTTAAATTAAACAGGACCAGTCATAGAACattgattcatttaaaattcagtgttctgaaaaaaaaaataaaaaatgacccCTTGTCCTAACGCATCTGCACGTAAATTTAGAAAGAATACTAAAGGGGAATCAAGGAACACACTCGCACCCTATCCAACCTGCTCTCACTGTGAACAATAACAGCGGGAGACATTAAGAGCACATAGCAGAAGTTACACAATGTATGGCCTGACCTGCATGATGAGTGATGTGCTTGTGGCGACATTGGGCTCTTTGGACTGCAGCTGACGGTGGGAATAGTTGAGTCCGTCCCAGGTCGCGCTGACCATGTTGACCACGTTAGCATGGACCACCGTGAAGTAGGTGAGATGCCGCGGGGCGATGCGTAGCACGCTGAGGTTGTTGTACAGCGAAGAGGCGCTGTTTTTGACCTGGATGCTCTTCTCTTTGTGATACATCGAGCTGTCTTCTCTTGGCAGAGCGGTTTGTTGAAATAGCAGTAGGTGATCTGGTGtcagaaaggaaaaaggaaagtaCAGGTCACCACAATTAGGGTCTGGTCAATTAAGATTAACAATTTCGTTTTAAAACACCGTAATATAAACAGCAAAGGGCAACGTTGAGTACCTAACACTAGATGTTAGCAtacttcctccgcagcgctgtgtgTTTATAGCTACATCAATGGATAGaactggcaatgcgagactagcaGCAAGCTAACCTTGTTATGGTAGCAAGAAACCAAATGCAATAGCGCAGCGTAAATAAAACAGGACAATGTTACTTTTGTGAGACAAATTGGACTTACTCTTGCTTTAGATTACATAACAATTGGTCCAGCCTCCATTGGCGCTGTCGTTATCGACCATTAGCTACATATAAAGTTTACGAATTCGAAGCACCTTTTTTTAGCTCTTGTTAGCAACAGGATTACCTCCGCGTCGTCTGCAGCCATAGAGACAACGCCACTACCTCTACGTAAGACGTCATCCTTGCGTCTTCGGTTGCTTGGCAACCGTAGACCACACGGATAACTTTTGCGGTCTATGGGGTAACGTTACAAAGTAAAGTGTATGGTAAGGTTGTAAACAGACTTGGAATTGTAATGCCATAACAGCAATTCATTGTAAGAAGTAACGCTAACCGTAGATGTATTATGTTAACGGAACTAACGTTAGCCTATAGGGTTGGGCTCGAACGGTGATATGTGTAGTTATTCTAATTATGTAGATATaattagcttagctagctagttagctgggTTAGCATAATAGTTAGCTAATACATTTTGTGGTATTCCACAATAATACACAGCATGTAAACTACCAActctaaaatgtgtatttattcatgcattaataaaacaaaataatacatatatGGCAGTTTAGTTTAG includes:
- the wdr54 gene encoding WD repeat-containing protein 54; the encoded protein is MYHKEKSIQVKNSASSLYNNLSVLRIAPRHLTYFTVVHANVVNMVSATWDGLNYSHRQLQSKEPNVATSTSLIMQAAFCPLPSRDLLVVTSQKGIQMYESDGSIMVYWHALDTPETPTAQAVFARGISAVQDSYICVGVSSGAILVFDVPSKGSNITLSEVLEEHKESITDMAPECSGSQECIADMVSADDGGNLCVWKSGEDFQLLNNIPGFDMSCSSVKLWKGTVVAGYGTGQIRLYEAVTGILHAEINAHARWIYSLDIAPFSGLLLSAAEDSLVRVWHLTMTPETNSVEVSHLHNECVTDTQICGAKFCDGDGYAFAVTGYDLSEIIRYTQS